The nucleotide sequence GGTCGTCCTCGACAACATCGGCCGCGACGGCGAGATCGTCCGCGACGACTCCACGGATCCCAAGGTCAACGGCACCCGTGCGGGACTGCGCATGCTGGGAGAGGACCCCCGTTTCGAGGCCACGGCGCTGCAGACCGTCGGCCTGAAGGGGTGGGACGGCTTCGCGCTCGCTCTCGTCGTGTGACCGGGGGCGCTCCCGCCCCGTCTCCCTGCCGGTCCGGATGCCGGGGATAGACTGGGCGCGGATCGACGACGCTCCACACACCCTTCCATCCTGAGCAAGGAGCACATCAGTGGCACTGATCGAGGCTGTAGGCGCACGCGAGATTCTCGACTCGCGCGGAAACCCGACCGTCGAGGTGGAGGTGCTCCTCGACGACGGCATCGTGCAGCGCGCGGCCGTCCCCTCGGGTGCCTCGACCGGCGCCTTCGAGGCGTACGAGCTCCGCGACGGCGACAAGAGCCGCTATGGGGGCAAGGGCGTGCGCAAGGCCGTCGAAGCCGTCATCGACGAGCTCGGGCCGGCGCTCGAGGGCGTGGAGGCGAGCGAGCAGCGCATCGTCGACGAGATCCTCATCGAGGTCGACGGCACCGAGAACAAGAAGCGCGTCGGCGCGAACGCCATCCTCGGCGTGAGCCTCGCCGTGGCCAAGGCCGCCGCCGACTCCGCCGACCTGCCGCTGTTCCGCTACCTCGGCGGACCCAACGCCCACGTCCTGCCCGTGCCGCTGTTCAACGTCATCAACGGCGGCGAGCACGCGGACAACGGCATCGACATGCAGGAGTTCTTCCTCGCGCCGATCGGTGCGGAGACCTACTCCGAGTCGCTGCGCTGGGGCGTCGAGACGTACCACGTGCTGCGGGCCGAGCTGAAGGCCGCCGGCTACGCGACGGGCCTCGGCGACGAGGGCGGCTTCGCTCCTGACCTGCCCAGCAACCGCGAGGGCCTGGACTTCCTGGTCAAGGCGATCGAGAAGGCCGGTTTCACCCCCGGCACCGACATCGCGCTCGGCCTCGACGTCGCCGCCACCGAGTTCTTCTCCGACGGCGTCTACCGTCTCGACAACAAGGACTGGGACGCCGAGGCGCTCACCGAGTACTACGTCGGACTCGTCAACGACTTCCCGATCGTCACGATCGAGGACGCGCTCGCCGAGGACGACTGGGACAACTGGAAGCACCTCACCGAGGCCCTGGGCTCGAAGGTGCAGCTGGTCGGCGACGACCTCTTCGTCACCAACCCGCAGCGTCTCGCCGACGGCATCTCGCGCGGCGTCGCCAACTCGCTGCTGGTCAAGGTGAACCAGATCGGCACGCTGACCGAGACGTTCGACGCGGTGAGCCTCGCGCAGCGCTCGGGCTACACGGCCATGCTCTCGCACCGTTCGGGCGAGACGGAGGACACCACGATCGCCGACCTGGTCGTCGCGACCAACGCCGGACAGATCAAGGCGGGGGCTCCGGCGCGCAGCGAGCGCGTCGCGAAGTACAACCAGCTGCTGCGCATCGAGGAGGAGCTGGGCGACGCCGCGGTGTTCGCCGGTCGCTCCGCCTTCCCGCGTTACCGGGGCTGAGCAGCCGCACCAGCGATGACGCCGCTTTCGCGGCACGACAGCGCCGTCCGGATGACGGCGGACACGAAGGAGGAGCCGTGGCACGACGACCGGCTCCTCCTTCGTCGTCTTCGCCGGGGCCCGCCGCCTCTCGGCCGGCCGCCTCGCGCACCCGTCGTCCGCCGCGCGGCTCGGCGAAGCCCGCCCCCCGTGTCGACGTCCGCGAGTGGGCCTCCGGGATGCGGCTGTCCGCGTTCTCGGTGATCATGCTGTCCCTCGTGGTGCTGGGGGCCTGGGTGCTCGTGCCCACGCTCGACACGTTCATCGATCAGCGGCAGAAGATCGCCGCGCTCGAGCAGTCCGTGCGCGTGAGCGAGGACGAGATCGCGGCCCTGACCGCGGAGCGCGAGCGCTGGGACGACCCCGCCTACATCACGACGCAGGCGCGCGAACGGCTCTACTACGTCAAGCCGGGGGAGGTCGTCTACCTGATCGACAACGACCTCGACCCGTCCGCCCTGCCCCGGGAGCAGGAGCCGGTGAGCGACACCCTCGAGGAGAAGCCCGCGGACTGGATGCCCCAGCTGCTGCGCACCCTCGTGTCCGCCGGTCTGAGCGACACGGCCGCCGCGGCCCCCTGACCGCCGCTCCGAGCATCCTCCCTGGCGGCTCCCCTACGCTGGTGGGGTGACCACCCCGCCGTTCCCCGCGCCCACTTCCGCCGAGCTCGCCGTCGTCTCGGCCCAGCTCGGACGACCCGCTCGGGGCGTCGTCGGCATCGCCGCGCGCTGCCGCTGCGGCAATCCGACGGTGGTCGCCACGGCCCCGCGTCTGGCGGACGGGACGCCGTTCCCCACGTTCTACTACCTCACCCACCCGGCGGCGACGGCGGCGATGTCGACGCTCGAGGCGAACCAGGCCATGCCCGAGCTGGCCGCGCTGCTCGCGGAGGACGAGACGGTGGCCGCCGCCTACCGGGCGGCCCACGAGGCGTACCTCGCCGACCGTGCGCAGTTCGGCGAGGTGCCCGAGATCGACGGCATCTCCGCCGGTGGCATGCCCACCCGTGTGAAGTGTCTGCACGCCCTCGCCGGCCACGCTCTGGCCGCCGGGGCCGGTGTGAACCCGATCGGCGACGCCGCGCTCGCCCGCAGCAACTGGTCTCCCGAGGTCTGCCGCTGCGAGGACCCCGGCGCCGCCCTCCGCGACGAATCGGCACGTTCGGCATGACGCCGGGGCGGATGCGGCGAGCCGCCGTCGTCGTCGTGGCGATGGCGGCATCCGTCCTGCTCCTCGGTGCCACCGCCACCCCGACCCCGACCCCGCCGCCGGTTCCCGACGACCCCGCGGACCCGGTCCGGGCCTCCGAGTACTGGCTGGACGGCGCCCGCATCCGTGAGGCCTGGCACACGACGCGCGGCGAGGGCGTCACCATCGCGGTCATCGACACGGGCATCGGCAAGGTGCCGCAGGTGTTCGATGATGCGGTCGTCGGTGGCACCGATGTGTCGGGAGCGGGGACGCCGGACGGCCGGACCCCGCTGGGCGCGGTGGACGGCAATCACGGATCGTGGGTGGCCTCGCTCGCCGCGGGCCGCGGCAAGCCCGACGGCACCGGCATGATCGGCGTGGCGCCGGAGGCGAATCTCCTCTCCATCTCCGTGGGCTTCGGGGCCGCGGCGGCGGTGCCGTTCACCGAGCAGGTGGCGAAGGGCATGCGCTGGGCGGTCGACAACGGCGCCGACATCATCAACCTGTCGTTCACGACCAACACCCTCGACTGGGACGAGAGCTGGGACGACGCGTTCCTGTACGCGTTCGAGCACGACGTCGTGGTGGTCGTCGCCGCGGGCAACAGGGGGAGCGGGACGAACATCATCGGCGCTCCCGCGACCATCCCCGGTGTGCTCACGGTCGGCGGTGTCGATCAGACCGGGACGGCGAGCATCGAGGCGTCCACGCAGGGCATCACGATCGGCATCTCGGCACCGAGCGAAGGTCTGCTCGGCGTGTCGGCGGACGGCGAGGTCGTCTCGTGGCGGGGGACGAGCGGCGCCGCCCCGATCGTGGCGGGGATCGCCGCGCTGATCCGCTCGGCGCATCCGGACATCTCGGCGAACGATGTCATCAACCGCATCATCAAGACGGCGATGCCGGTGGCGGACGCCCAGAAGCCCCGCGATCCGCTCTACGGCTTCGGGCTCGTGGACGCGGAGGCGGCCATCTCCGCGAGCATCCCCACGGTGAGCGAGAACCCGATGGGCGACCTGGCGGAATGGGTTCGCCTGTTCCGGCGCGCGGACAGCGAGCCCACCCCCGAACCGACCGTCGCGCCGGTGGAAGTGCCTCCGCTGCCCGACGCGGACGCGCCGACCGAGGCCGGTTCACCGCTGCTTCCCAGCGCGGATTCGCTGCGCTACGGTACCCTGCCGCTGATCGCCCTCACGGTCCCTGGTATCCTGGTAGCGCTTGGCGTCACCGCAGCTGCCCGGCGCATCCGATCGGCGCGCGTTCCCGTACGCCAAATTCCCGACTCCGAGGAGTAGTTCTTCTGTGCCTCAGAACAGCACTGTGCCCAAGATCCTGATCGTCGGCGGAGGGTACGCGGGTTTCTACACCGCGTGGAAGCTCGAGAAGCACCTGCGCAAGGGTGAGGCCGACGTGACCATGGTCGACCCGCTGCCGTACATGACGTACCAGCCGTTCCTCCCCGAGGTCGCCGCCGGATCCATCGAGGCCCGCCACTCGGTCGTCGCGCACCGTCGTCACCTGAAGCGCACGAACGTGCTCACCGCCAAGGTCACGAACATCAACCACGCGCAGAAGGTCGCGACCATCACCCCGCCCGTGGGTGAGCCGTACGAGTTCGCGTACGACCAGATCGTGGTCACCGCCGGTGCGGTGTCGCGCACGTTCCCGATCCCGGGCATCGCCGACAACGCCATCGGTCTCAAGACGATCGAAGAGGCCGTCGCGATCCGCGACAAGGTCATGTCGAACTTCGACAAGGCGGCCTCCCTCCCGGCCGGCCCGGCGCGCGACCGTCTGCTCACCGTCGTCGTGGTCGGCGGCGGTTTCGCGGGCATCGAGGTCTTCGCCGAGCTCCGCTCGCTGGCGTCGTCGCTTGTGAGCAAGTACCCGCAGCTGAGCTTCGAGGACACGCACTTCCACCTCATCGAGGCGATGGGCCGCATCATGCCCGAGGTCTCGCTGAAGACGAGCGAGTGGGTCCTCAAGGACCTCGCCAAGCGCGGCGCCAACGTCCACCTCGACACGCAGGTCACCGGCGCCATCGACGGCAACGTCGAGCTCTCGACCGGCGAGGTCATCCCGACCGATGTCATCGTCTGGACCGCCGGTGTCATGGCCAACCCGACCGTCGTGCGCGGCGGCGACCTCCCGGTGGAGGAGCGCGGCCGCATCCAGACCCGCGCCGACCTCCGCGTCGGCACGCCCGAGGCGTTCGTCGAGGGAGCCTGGGCCGCCGGTGACGTCTCGGCCGTGCCCGACCTCTCCGGCGGCGGCGTCGGCGGCTTCTGCGTCCCGAACGCCCAGCACGCGGTGCGCCAGGCCAAGCTCCTGGCCAAGAACCTCGTCGCCGTGCTCCGCGGGGAGAGCCCCAAGGAGTACTTCCACAAGAACCTCGGCGCTGTCGCTGGCCTCGGCCTGTACAACGGCGTCTTCCAGTCCGGCAAGATCGCCCTCAAGGGCTTCATCGCCTGGCTCGCGCACCGTGGCTACCACGGTCTCGCGATGCCGACGTGGGAGCGCAAGTGGCGCGTGCTCTGGGGCTGGTGGAACAACCTGTGGCTGGGTCGCGACCTCGTCAACCTCGAGACCGTCCAGAACCCGCGGTACGTGTTCGAGGAGTTCGCAGCGCGCCCGCGCCCGGCGGCTCCCGCCGATGCGGCTCCCGCCGCGACGGCTCCGGCTGCGGCGAAGCCCGCCGCCGACGCCCCGGCCGCCGAGAAGCCTGCGGACGTGAAGAAGCCGGCCACGAAGAAGCCCGCCGCCAAGAAGGCCCCCGCCGCCGCGGCGAAGGACTCGGTGGAGACCGCTGCGACGAAGTGACCGTCCGGTTCTGAGAGCAAGGCCCCGAGCGCGCGAGCGCCGGGGCCTTCTCCGTGTGGAGCCGATCCATAGCCCGACCCGGTAGCGTGCGGAGGGCAAGGGGAGTACTCCCGTCTGCAGCGTCGTCGTCATGACGGGCATGTCATCGTGCCCCGGCCCGCTGGCCCGCGAGGGTGGAGGAGACCTTGGCACCCGAATCACGGGCTGCCGGGAATCCTTGTCGTCCGACAGGGCGCAGAACGGCTGCCCGTCCCACGAAGGGACTTCCATGTCGACACTCTCCCGCCTGATCCGCCTCGCCACCGACGCGCTTCAGACCACGGCGACCCCCGGCGCGCGGAACGCGTCCGCGCCGCGCGCCTCTGCCGCGGATCGCGCCGCCATCGCACGGTACGACTACCTCCTGCAGACCGCCGACCCTCACCGCATCGAGCAGATCCACCGCGAGGCGTTCGCCCGGCTCACGCCCGCACAGCGCGCGCTGGTCGAGGAGCGCATGCGGGCCGAGCTCCCGGCGGGCGAGCGTCCGCGCTCGTCGTCGGCCGACGACCTGGCGCGGGCCGCCGGGCGGGCGGAGGCGATGGAGCCGGGGCGTGTTCGGGGGCTTCTGTCCCGCGTCCGCGGCGCCTCGGCCGGTGGGGCCGCGGTCGCCGCGGGCGGGGCCGCGGTCGGTGTCCTCGGTGTGGTCGCGGGAGGGGCGGTCATGAGCGCCGTGGCCGCGCCGCTCCTGGAACAGGCGGCGGGGCTGGGCGTCGATTTCGACGCACTCGCGGAGGGCGTCGACCTCGAGGCCCTGACCGGCGGCGCCGGGGAGATGCTCGGGTCGGCCGGCGAGGCCGTGTCCGGGCTCGGCGACACGGCAGCGGGATGGGGCGAGCGGCTCGGCGACATCGGCCTTCCCGGGCTCGGCGACATCTTCGGCCGCTGACGGTGCCCCCGCTGGGACTCGAACCCAGACTGCGGCGATTTTAAGTCGCCTGCCTCTGCCATTGGGCTACGGGGGCCGCGTCGTCAGCCTATCGTCGGCGGAGGTCGTGACCCGGCGGGGCTGGAGCCGTAGGGTGGGGGAGTGCTCGACCTCACCGACGAACTGAGCCCCGCCTCGGGAACCCCCGCGATCGCCCCCGAGTGGGAGGATCCCGGCCGCTACTGGCCGCGCCTGTCCGCCGCGACCGGGCACTTGCCCGCTCCCGTCGCCGTCATCGACCGGGAGGCGCTGCGGTACAACGCGATGGACCTTCTGGTCCGCGCCGGCGGCCTGCCGATCCGGGTCGCGTCGAAGTCGGTCCGGGTGCGAGCGGTCCTCGACGCCGTGCTCCGTCTCCCGGGCTTCCGGGGCATCCTCGCATTCACCCTGGAGGAGGCGCTCTGGCTCGCGGAGACGCACGATGACATCGTGCTCGGCTATCCGACGGCAGACCGCGCCGGCCTCGAGCGGCTCTGCGGCGACGAGCGGGCGGCACAGCGGATCACCCTCATGGTCGACGACCCCGTGCACCTCGACCTCGTCGACAGCGTCGCGGGTCCCGCGCGACGACCGGAGATCCGGGTGGCGATCGATGTGGATGCGTCCTGGCGCTCGGCGCTGCTCGGGCACATCGGCGTGCGTCGGTCTGCGCTGTTCACGGCCGGTGAGGTCGCGGCGTTCGCACGGAAGATCGTCGCGCGCCCCGGTTTCCGCCTCGTGGGTCTGCAGATGTACGACGCGCAGATCGCGGGCCAGGGCGATGCCGGTCCCGACGCCCCGCTCATCCGCATGGTGCAGGCGCGCTCGCGTGAGGAACTGCGGGCGCGTCGGGCTGCGATCGTCGCGGCGGTCGGCGCCGTCGCGCCCCTCGAGTTCCTCAACGGCGGCGGCTCCGGCTCCCTCGAGTTCAGCGGCAGCGACGAGTCGCTCACCGAGGCCAGCGCGGGCAGCGGCCTGCTCGGCGGACATCTCTTCGACGGCTACCGGTCCTTCCGTCCCGCACCGGCCGCGGCGTTCGCCTTCGACGTGGTGCGTCGTCCCGCGGCGGATATCGCCACGGTCCTCGGCGGCGGATGGATCGCCTCTGGGCCTGCGGTCTCCTCGCGGCAGCCGCGGCCGGTGTGGCCGCCGAACCTCCGGACCCTCCCGCGCGAAGCGGCCGGTGAGGTGCAGACGCCGCTGCAGGGCCCGGCCGCCGCGACGCTCGGCGTCGGCGATCGCGTCTGGTTCCGTCACGCCAAGAGCGGCGAACCGGCCGAACGGATCGCCGCCTACCATCTCGTGTCCGGTGACGAGGTCATCGACGAACTGCCGACCTACCGCGGCGAGGGAAAGGCCTTCCTGTGACGAGGATCGGCGGCACCTGGCAGAACTGGGGCCGCTCGGCATCGGTCCGCCCGGTGCGGGTCGAGCGTCCGCGCAGCCCCGAAGGCGTGCAGCGCGCCGTCGTGGCCGCCGTTCGGCAGGGCCTGACGATCAAGGCCGTCGGCGCCGGGCACAGCTTCACCGGGATCGCCGTGGCGCCCGGCGTGCTCCTGGAGCTCGACGACCTCCAGGGGCTGGTCTCGGCGGACGCGACGAGCGGACGCGTCACGCTGCTCGCCGGCACCCGCCTGCACCGTATCCCCGGACTCCTCGCCCGTTACGGGCTCGCGATGGAGAACCTCGGCGACATCGACCGGCAGTCCATCGCGGGCGCCCTCTCCACGGGCACGCACGGCACCGGGGCCGGATTCGGGGGGCTCGTGACGCAGGTGGTGGGGGTGACCCTCATCACCGCCGACGGCGCGTTCCTCCGCATCGATGAGAAGCACAGCCCCGAACTGCTGCCGGCCGTCGCGCTCGGGCTCGGCGCGCTCGGCATCATCGTCGAGGTGACGCTCCAGTGCGTGCCGACGTTCGTGATGCACGCGGTCGACGAGCCGCTTCCGCTGGAGGACGTCCTGTCGACGATCGACGAGCGCGTGGCCGCGGCCGACCACTTCGAGTTCTACTGGTTCCCGCACACGGAGGTCGCGTTGACGAAGCGCCAGACGCGCCTCCCCGAGTCCGCGCGACGCGAGCCGCTGCCGGTCGTGGGGCGATGGCTGGACGAGACCGTGCTCGCGAACGGCGTGTACCGCGTCGTCTGCGCGGCGGGTCAGGCCGTGCCGGCGGTGACGCCGCCCTTCAACCGGCTCGCCGTGCGGCTGACCGGCGACCGCGAGTACACGGACCTCTCGCACCGGGTGCTCACGCAGAGCCGGACGGTCCGGTTCCGCGAGATGGAGTATGCGCTGCCGGCGGCCGAGGTGGTGCCCGCATTCCGAGCGCTGCAGGAGCTCATCGCGCAGCGCGGCTGGCGCATCGAGTTCCCCGTGGAGGTGCGCTTCGCGGCGGCGGATGATCGCTGGCTCTCGACCGCTCATGGGCGGCCGAGCGCCTACATCGCCGTCCATCGGTACTGGCGCGCGGACCCGACCGCCTACTTCGCGGCGGTGGAGGAGATCATGCTCGCCCACGGCGGACGTCCGCACTGGGGCAAGCTGCACACGCTGACGCACGAGGCGCTGCGCGAGCGCTACCCGCGCTTCGACGATTTCGTGGCCCTGCGCGATCGCCTCGACCCGGACCGCCGATTCGCGAACCGCTATCTGGAACGCGTGCTCGGCCGCTGAGCGCAGGGCCGGAGCCCTCGCATCCCCAGTCCACGTGCAGGCACCGCGTCTAGGATGAGAGAAACACGGGAAAGGGTGGGGCTCTGATGGAATGGCTCGTGCCGGTACTGATCGTCGTCGGGGTGATCCTGCTCGTCGGCGTCTATCTCTGGGCGACGTACAACTCGCTGGTGCAGCTGAACGTCCGCGTGGACGAGGCATGGAGCGGCATCACGGTTCAGCTGAAGCGCCGCGCCGATCTCATCCCCAACCTCATCGAGACGGTCAAGGGCTACGCCTCGCACGAGAAGGCGGTCTTCGAGAACGTCACGCGGGCACGCGCCGAGACCCTGTCCGCCGGCAGCCCCGGGGAAGCCGGGATCGCCG is from Microbacterium sp. BLY and encodes:
- a CDS encoding D-arabinono-1,4-lactone oxidase, whose amino-acid sequence is MTRIGGTWQNWGRSASVRPVRVERPRSPEGVQRAVVAAVRQGLTIKAVGAGHSFTGIAVAPGVLLELDDLQGLVSADATSGRVTLLAGTRLHRIPGLLARYGLAMENLGDIDRQSIAGALSTGTHGTGAGFGGLVTQVVGVTLITADGAFLRIDEKHSPELLPAVALGLGALGIIVEVTLQCVPTFVMHAVDEPLPLEDVLSTIDERVAAADHFEFYWFPHTEVALTKRQTRLPESARREPLPVVGRWLDETVLANGVYRVVCAAGQAVPAVTPPFNRLAVRLTGDREYTDLSHRVLTQSRTVRFREMEYALPAAEVVPAFRALQELIAQRGWRIEFPVEVRFAAADDRWLSTAHGRPSAYIAVHRYWRADPTAYFAAVEEIMLAHGGRPHWGKLHTLTHEALRERYPRFDDFVALRDRLDPDRRFANRYLERVLGR
- the eno gene encoding phosphopyruvate hydratase — its product is MALIEAVGAREILDSRGNPTVEVEVLLDDGIVQRAAVPSGASTGAFEAYELRDGDKSRYGGKGVRKAVEAVIDELGPALEGVEASEQRIVDEILIEVDGTENKKRVGANAILGVSLAVAKAAADSADLPLFRYLGGPNAHVLPVPLFNVINGGEHADNGIDMQEFFLAPIGAETYSESLRWGVETYHVLRAELKAAGYATGLGDEGGFAPDLPSNREGLDFLVKAIEKAGFTPGTDIALGLDVAATEFFSDGVYRLDNKDWDAEALTEYYVGLVNDFPIVTIEDALAEDDWDNWKHLTEALGSKVQLVGDDLFVTNPQRLADGISRGVANSLLVKVNQIGTLTETFDAVSLAQRSGYTAMLSHRSGETEDTTIADLVVATNAGQIKAGAPARSERVAKYNQLLRIEEELGDAAVFAGRSAFPRYRG
- a CDS encoding S8 family serine peptidase — its product is MRRAAVVVVAMAASVLLLGATATPTPTPPPVPDDPADPVRASEYWLDGARIREAWHTTRGEGVTIAVIDTGIGKVPQVFDDAVVGGTDVSGAGTPDGRTPLGAVDGNHGSWVASLAAGRGKPDGTGMIGVAPEANLLSISVGFGAAAAVPFTEQVAKGMRWAVDNGADIINLSFTTNTLDWDESWDDAFLYAFEHDVVVVVAAGNRGSGTNIIGAPATIPGVLTVGGVDQTGTASIEASTQGITIGISAPSEGLLGVSADGEVVSWRGTSGAAPIVAGIAALIRSAHPDISANDVINRIIKTAMPVADAQKPRDPLYGFGLVDAEAAISASIPTVSENPMGDLAEWVRLFRRADSEPTPEPTVAPVEVPPLPDADAPTEAGSPLLPSADSLRYGTLPLIALTVPGILVALGVTAAARRIRSARVPVRQIPDSEE
- a CDS encoding septum formation initiator family protein: MRLSAFSVIMLSLVVLGAWVLVPTLDTFIDQRQKIAALEQSVRVSEDEIAALTAERERWDDPAYITTQARERLYYVKPGEVVYLIDNDLDPSALPREQEPVSDTLEEKPADWMPQLLRTLVSAGLSDTAAAAP
- a CDS encoding NAD(P)/FAD-dependent oxidoreductase; this translates as MPKILIVGGGYAGFYTAWKLEKHLRKGEADVTMVDPLPYMTYQPFLPEVAAGSIEARHSVVAHRRHLKRTNVLTAKVTNINHAQKVATITPPVGEPYEFAYDQIVVTAGAVSRTFPIPGIADNAIGLKTIEEAVAIRDKVMSNFDKAASLPAGPARDRLLTVVVVGGGFAGIEVFAELRSLASSLVSKYPQLSFEDTHFHLIEAMGRIMPEVSLKTSEWVLKDLAKRGANVHLDTQVTGAIDGNVELSTGEVIPTDVIVWTAGVMANPTVVRGGDLPVEERGRIQTRADLRVGTPEAFVEGAWAAGDVSAVPDLSGGGVGGFCVPNAQHAVRQAKLLAKNLVAVLRGESPKEYFHKNLGAVAGLGLYNGVFQSGKIALKGFIAWLAHRGYHGLAMPTWERKWRVLWGWWNNLWLGRDLVNLETVQNPRYVFEEFAARPRPAAPADAAPAATAPAAAKPAADAPAAEKPADVKKPATKKPAAKKAPAAAAKDSVETAATK
- a CDS encoding cation-transporting ATPase, with product MSTLSRLIRLATDALQTTATPGARNASAPRASAADRAAIARYDYLLQTADPHRIEQIHREAFARLTPAQRALVEERMRAELPAGERPRSSSADDLARAAGRAEAMEPGRVRGLLSRVRGASAGGAAVAAGGAAVGVLGVVAGGAVMSAVAAPLLEQAAGLGVDFDALAEGVDLEALTGGAGEMLGSAGEAVSGLGDTAAGWGERLGDIGLPGLGDIFGR
- a CDS encoding alanine racemase, with amino-acid sequence MLDLTDELSPASGTPAIAPEWEDPGRYWPRLSAATGHLPAPVAVIDREALRYNAMDLLVRAGGLPIRVASKSVRVRAVLDAVLRLPGFRGILAFTLEEALWLAETHDDIVLGYPTADRAGLERLCGDERAAQRITLMVDDPVHLDLVDSVAGPARRPEIRVAIDVDASWRSALLGHIGVRRSALFTAGEVAAFARKIVARPGFRLVGLQMYDAQIAGQGDAGPDAPLIRMVQARSREELRARRAAIVAAVGAVAPLEFLNGGGSGSLEFSGSDESLTEASAGSGLLGGHLFDGYRSFRPAPAAAFAFDVVRRPAADIATVLGGGWIASGPAVSSRQPRPVWPPNLRTLPREAAGEVQTPLQGPAAATLGVGDRVWFRHAKSGEPAERIAAYHLVSGDEVIDELPTYRGEGKAFL
- a CDS encoding DUF501 domain-containing protein; translation: MTTPPFPAPTSAELAVVSAQLGRPARGVVGIAARCRCGNPTVVATAPRLADGTPFPTFYYLTHPAATAAMSTLEANQAMPELAALLAEDETVAAAYRAAHEAYLADRAQFGEVPEIDGISAGGMPTRVKCLHALAGHALAAGAGVNPIGDAALARSNWSPEVCRCEDPGAALRDESARSA